Genomic window (Puniceicoccaceae bacterium):
GATTTACGTCAACCAGATCGCAAGTCCCAGCGAACAAAAATGGATCAAGCCCAGCATCGAGTTCATCGCCGCCATTCCGTCGGTGGTGCTCGGATTTTTCGGAATTGCGGTACTGGGTGAAACCTTGCGCCAAGTCTCCAATATCAGCTGGCTCGAATTTCTGCCGTTTTTCCCCATCGCGGAGCGACTGAATGCGCTGACGGCCGGCTGCCTGCTGGCCCTGATGGCAACGCCAACGATTTTCACACTCGCCGAAGATGCGATCAACAACGTGCCCAAGGCCTACAAGGAGGCATCGTTTGCGGTCGGTGCCACCCGCATGCAAACCATCCTGCACATCATACTGCCGACCGCGCTCTCCGGCATCATTTCAGCGGTACTGCTCGGCTTTGGTCGCGTGATTGGGGAAACCATGGTGGTGCTGCTCTGCGCGGGCAACCGCATCGCCATCCCCGAACTGAGCGAAGGACTGGGCGCAATCGTGCAGCCCGTCCACACCATGACCGGAATCATTGCGCAGGAAATGGGCGAGGTCGAGCGCAGCTCCATCCACTACCGGGCACTGTTTGTGCTCGGCATGCTGCTGTTCCTGATCTCATTGCTGGTCAACTGGCTCGCCCAGAAGATCGTGCACAAGTTCAAAATCTCCGTCTGATTCATGCAAGCCAACGCCATCCATCCCTTCGCCCGAAAGGAAACGCTGCACAGCCGCGTGGAGCGTTTCATTGCATGGTTACTACGCCTGGCGACCTGGTTCGTGTTGCTCTGTGCAGCGGCGATCTTTGGTACCATCATTTTTCGCGGAGCACCCGTTGTATTCCAGGCTGAAGCACCCTTTGTGAATCTCGATTTCCTGACTCAAGCCCCGGAAACACTGCATGTGTTTGAACTCGATGGTGAAAAATTCGAACTCTCTAATACCGAATTCCGTGCCCATTTTGCAGATGCGGAGACCCTGCCTGCCACTCAGACTTATTCCTACTCGGGTGGAGGCATTTTCCCGGCGATCATGGGAACCATACTACTCGTTGCGGGTTCCATGACCATTGCACTGATCATGGGCATCCTCAGTGCAATCTACCTCAGCGAGTACAGTAAACCAGGCCGATTTATCAACCTCATCCGACTCTCCATCATGAACTTGGCTGGCGTACCCTCCATCGTCTTCGGACTCTTTGGTTTTGGCATGTTTGTCATCGGCCTGAAATGGAATGTATCCCTGCTCTCGGGCTGGTTCACCCTCGCCTTCATGGTGCTGCCAATCATCATCACCGCCAGCGAAGAAAGCCTGCGCTCAATCCCTGCAGGCTTTCGGGAAGGAAGCCTCGCGCTGGGTGCGACCAAATGGCAGTCCATCCGCACGAACGTGCTGCCCTACGCGTTGCCCGGTATCCTCACCTCTTCCATTCTGGGAATCGCACGGGTGGCTGGTGAGACTGCCCCGATCATGTTCACCGCTGCCTATGCGATCCGGGACACCCTGCCCTGGCAGGTCGAACGCGCAACCGACTTCTTTTTTCAAGGCGTCATGGCGTTGCCCTATCACATTTATGTCGTATCATCCAAGATTCCGCAAAACGCCTACACCGAGCGCATGCAGTATGGGACTGCGTTCGTCTTTCTCATCATTGTCTTTCTGATTGCCTTCACATCGATCCTTTTGCGCATCCACATCCGAAAACGCTACAAATGGTAACCCGAGCATGCATCAAACTCCTATGACCCAAGCACGCGCTCAATCGTCCCCTGCTCCCGTTCAGCCGGAAACGGATGCAACCGCGATTTCCGTCAATGGTGTGGATTTCTGCTATGGATCCACGCAGGCATTGTTTGACGTGCAACTGCAGATCCCAGAACACCAGGTCACCGCATTTATTGGTCCCTCCGGTTGTGGTAAGAGCACATTGCTGCGCTGCTTCAATCGCATGAATGATCTCATCGAAGGTGCGCAACTGACCAGCGGCACCATTGAAATCGCAGGCCATAACATCTACGACCCTCAAGTCGACGTGATCGAGCTGCGCAAGAAGGTTGGCATGGTTTTTCAGAAATCAAATCCCTTCCCCAAAAGCATCTACGAAAACATCGCCTATGGCCTGCGCATGCAGGGTGTGAAAAAAAAGTCCGTTCTGGATGAGGCCGTCGAAAAGAGCCTCACCGGTGCAGCACTCTGGAACGAGGTCAAGGATCGCCTGCACACCAGCGGCACCAGCCTCAGTGGTGGACAGCAGCAGCGCCTGTGCATTGCACGCGCGCTCGCAGTCGAACCGAGCATCATGCTCATGGACGAACCCTGTTCGGCCCTCGACCCCATCGCCACCGCCAAGGTCGAGGAACTCATCTTTTCGCTGAAACAGCAATACACGATCGTGATCGTCACCCACAGCATGCAGCAGGCGGCCCGGGTGTCTGACAACACCGCCTTCTTCTATCTGGGAAAGCTTGAAGAATACGGAAAGACTTCTACGCTCTTCATGAATCCCAAAAACCCGCAGACTGAGGCCTACATCTCCGGGCGTTTCGGCTAAGGCGCAGATTCACTCACTTTCATCCCCACATCCATCTCATGAAGCGATTTTTCGACGTCGAACTCGACACCTTCCGCGCTCACATCTCGCGCATGCTGACACTGACGCATCAACAGACCCGTCTTGCCGTGGAAGGACTGCTCGAGCGGGATAAGGCCAAATGCCAGCGTGTGCTCGAAATCGAAAAAGAGGTGGACCAGCTCGAAATTGAAGTGGACGCCGAGGCCGTTCGCTACCTCAACCTTCGCGCTCCCATTGCATCTGAGCTGCGCCTGATCATGGCGGGTTCCCGCATGAGTCACGAGTTTGAACGCATTGGTGATGAGGCCAAAAAAATCGCAAAACGTGCCCTGCGCACGGAAACCCTGCATCCCGAACCTTTTGTTGAAGGGGTGAGAGCGATGTATGAATTGATCGATAGCGTCTTCGACGGCCTGCACCGCATGTTTTCCGAAATTGATGCATCCGATGGCACCCTCCTCATGCGCAAGGATGCAGAAATTGATCGCATCAACAAAAACCTGCAAAACCTGCTCATGGAAGCCATCGAACAACACGATCTTGCGCTCAAGGCTGGGTTTGACCTGGTTTCCGTATCGCGCTCACTCGAGCGCATCGGTGATCACACACAAAATCTGGTGGAAAACATGGTCTTTCTGGTCACCGGTGCCGATATCCGGGAGGAGTAGGCATTCGCAGCCTGCGACGAGCACAGGCCCTACGAAATTTTCCAAAAAAAGGATCTGACCGCCCGCAGGTGATAAGCCGGATTCTGTCTCCCGTTGCCGGGCGTTGTTCATTTGTCTGACCCCGACGTGAATCAGGATCCTCCACCGAAGTGAAGCGCAGCATACCCGGAACCTTAAGGACGGGCCGCCCAGTTCCCTATTTTGCCTTGCACCGGATGGGGTTTATCCTGCCATCCCGATTACCCGGAATGCGGTGGGCTCTTACCCCGCCATTTCACCCTTACCCTTCGCTTACGCTCAGGGCGGTTTGTTTTCTGTGACACTTTCCGTCACTGACTGTTACCGTCAGTGCCCCCGCTTTCACGAGGCATCCTGCCCTGTGGTGTCCGGACTTTCCTCTATTCTGCTTTGAAAGAACAGCGAACAACTTCCTGCGAAGCGATCATTGTCAAGGATGCTGCCCGCGTTGATTCCCACATGCAAGCGCTTTTCGACGCAGACGAAAACCGCAATCGCACAACCTCGGGTGACAAGGCAAACTCCAGTGTGGACTGTTTTCCAGTGCCATTGCCGAGCGTAGAGGAGAAATGGCGCGCAGGAGCGCACTCCATACGATGAAAGGTGTGGATACTCAAGACCTCACCTGTATCAACCCCCAACGGTCGAACTACCCTGGACTCCGACAGCTTTCGCTATCAATAGGATCAGCGGTTATAGAGAGATTCCCTCCTCCAAGTTGCGGCACCAATCTCGGCCTTTGATTCACCACATAGGGCGACTAGATCACGGCGGGCGGATTCGCATCTTGATTCCTGCTGGATCAAATGATCGAGATACTCTCGAACCAGCGCGTTGACGGAAGTGGAGCATTCCACCGCGATTCTACGGGCTGCCGACAGCTTCTTTTCATCGATTCGAAGGGTGAGGTTTTTCATAATGCACACATTATGTGCATTGTGCAATGCGCCAAGGCAGACTGACGATCACGATACGAGACCATCCGAACTATCCTGATCCCGATCAGATTCTGAGAGCCCCTGAGTTGTGTTCGGTCAGGACACCTCACTCCCCTCCATCGACGGTACGTTGGAGGCTGGATGCGCTTGATGGCAACGTCATCAATCTGCATGCGCAAAAAAAAGCCGGCGGCGGCACTATGCAACCACCGACCGGCCAGAACCCAAAAAATTCAGGGTATTCCGGGATCTTTCTACCTCCGTCCTGCCTTGGAGATAGGGTTGAGACCCCGGAAAAAGACCCAGATTCTTGTTTAGAATGAGAATCGGGCGCTCAGCGAATAGCTGCGAGGCTCGAGGAAGTAGTAGAACGGCTCCAACTGCCCCGTTGTCGTATTGTAATTCGACGCGAGCACCTGCTTGTCGTTGTTCTCGAGCAGATTGTCGACGTTGAGCTGCAGACGAACGGGGATGCCCTTCATCTCGAATTCGTAGGCCAGCATGGCATTTGCAAGGTAGTAGGAATTCCCCTTGAAAATCTCGGCCTTCGGATTTTCCAGCGTTGCCGGGTTCACCCCGAGCACCGCATCCCCGCGATACTTCACTCCGCCACCAATGGTCAGACCCCGGATGGGTCCATCACTGAACGTGTAGGCAGTGAAGAGGTTTGCGTTCCAGGGACGAATGTTGGTTTCCGTGACACCTTCTCCTGCTTTGACGACGGCCATGAGGTTGTCCAATCCATCAATCAGGTCACCCACCGTGTTGTTGCCCAAAAAGCCAGGGGAACGACTGGTATCGTAGGGGGTGGAGCGCCACTGTTCCCACTCGCTGCGATGCTTTTTGATGTAGGAATTGAGGTGTGTGCCGAGATCCGACACAGCATTGTCAGTCTTGCTGACGTTAAACGAGATTCGCCAGTTGTCCGTCGGATTGGCAGTGAGTTCAAACTCCCAGCCGTCCGAACTCTGCGCACGCGTATCCCGACCTCCGGCGCGATGACCATTCGGATCGTTCTGATCCGTAAGAATCGTCTCACTGCCTCCGTTGAGGATGGTGGTCCAGATCGCACTGATGTAGTTCGTGAAACGTCCGTCAAATCCAGTGGAAGCATTTTCCTGAGCCACCGAAAAATAGCCAAGATTGGCATGGACCCTTCCGTCGAAGAGGCGGAATTTCAACCCAATGTCTTCTCCGACTCCCTTGAGTGCTCCGATTTCACGTCCAGCCCTCAGGGACTCATCTTCGAACGCCTGCGCTCCGGCCTGTGGCTGGAAGTTGGTGGACTTGTTGGCATAGATGCTCAAACCCTCCACCCAGGGCAAATGGTAAACCAAACCAACGGTGTAGGTGTCGCCGCTTTCCTCCTGAGGAGCCAAGGAATCTGCAAGTCCAATTGCCTCACCGGTTCCGTTGGGATCATTGATGCGGCCTGAGTTTTCGATGCTGACTTCATCCCGGCGCACACCAAGTGTGGTGATCAGGGATTCACTCAGGAAGGTGCTTTGAATCGCAAATGCTGCAGAATCAATTTCCGTTTCTCCTCGGGTCCAGTTGTTTCTCACAAATCCGCCGGAAAAGCGGTACTGCGGATTTCCATAAAATACACTGTCAGATAGCGGATTCTTGAAAGGATCTGGCACTCCGCGCTGATCGAGATCGGAGGAAAAATAATCGATATGCGTCGCACGACCTCCGTAGTTGTTGCCACTGAAGTAGTTCACATCCGGCCGATCTGGTGATACGTTCGCCTCACGGAAGCTTTCCGTTTCCTGAGTCGTGGTTGAACGGCTCACGAAACCCACAATCATGTGATTGCCGGCCTTGCCCAAATCGAGGTTATAACTCGCGCTCAGGCGAATGTCTTCCTGATCATCATCCCGCAGGCTATAGGTGGGAACGTAATTGATGATGGGAGTGCCCACAAACGGATTTGTGATCGGCGAATTGAGATTGAGTGCGCCCACCCCTTGTCCGGTCGTCTCAGGTCCGCCTTCTGTAGCGTCAAAGTTTCCATCCGTGGAGAAGGACGGAAGCATGGAAGTCACATCGAGCTTGTAAGCGATCTCGGCAAAGAGCATGGGTGCCTGGTTTCGGCGGTCCGCCTGGATCGATTGTGCGGTCAGGTTGATATTGAAATTTGATCCGATTTTCTGATCCACAGAAGCATGCAGCACGTGGTAGTCGGTGAAATTCACGGCACCGGGTCCTGTCGGATTCGCAGTTCGGGGCATGATTGACTCATCGTCGATGAACTGCGGCGTGTTGTAGCCTGCAGTATTGTTGTGAAACGAAGTGCGATAGTAGCGCTTGCCTTCGCCTCGGGTTCCGACCCAAACGAGCTTGTTTGCAAGCGGTCCATCCGTGAGGTAGATTGTCGGAGTTCCCAAGTGAGCTGTGCGACGTTCAAAGGTTTGCCCCTCCGGCGGAGTGTTGACGAGACCGTTGGAAGGCGAACCCGCAAAGGAACGCTGTTGTGCGTAGGTTTCATCATCTGCGGACCAGGGAGATTCCGGTGTACCGAAGTTGACAAAATAACGACCCTGATCGACCCAGCTCGAGATCTGGTCTACCGCATTCCAGGGACGTACGCGGTTCTGCTCGAGTTCGCCGAACTCCGTATGGATGCGAATTTCAGTCTTTTCGAGAGGACGGGCAGTCAATGCCAACGCTCCGCGTTTCTGATCATCCCGCGCAAAATCCTTCCAGCCATCTGCCGATTGCAGCAGTCCGTTAAAGCGTACTGCCAACTTGCGGTCCAAAAAGGCGCGATTGACGTCGAGCGATGCACGCTGCTCCGACCAGCTACCCGTGCGAAGCGTCAAATGCGTGGCGTTGTTTCCGAGAATGGCGGACTTGACCGTGGTATTGACAATGCCTCCGGGTCCTCCAACCCCGAAAATCATGGAATTGGGTCCACGTGCAACCTCAATGCGTTCGATATTGAAGCTGTCGGACGCCAGCGTGGTCGGGAAGTAGTCACGGGTCGCCACTGCATTACGGTATCCGCGGATCTGGATGTTGTATTCATTCCCAACCAGTCCGTTTCCCGTCGAAGCACCTACATTTGAAGCACCTCCGCCGATGTCGATGTCGGTGTTCAACCCATAGGAGATGGCATCGTTGATATTGGTCGCCCCGATGTCTTCGAGGAACTCAAGGGTCAGCACCGAGATGGATGCGGGGGTATTTTGCAGTGATTGATTCAAACGGCTGCCCGACAGGGTGTTGGTGGCCGTGTAGCCGGAGTCTTTTGAGGTATCAATGACAAACGGCGACAAGTCATAGACATCGCTATCACCGTCATCGGAGTCGTTTTGCGAATTGGCCGGATTGACCACAGCGACAAGGAATGCAAACAGCGTTGTCAGCAGTTTTTTGTCCTTTGCAGGTTTCGTATTCATTTGGTTTATTTCGGGATTTTTGCTGTCTCCCGCCTGCAATTGCCCACTTGCGCCATGCTCCGAAGCTGTGCTCACGCGCCGGATGATGATGGTTCCGGTTCCATGGTCCCTCGTCGCGGACAGGGGGGTGTCCGCAATCAGAGACTCAACGGCCTCGAATGCTGAGAGTTGCCCCTCAATGGCATTCAACCGCAATCCTTGAATATCTTCGACGGCATAGATCAGTGGAACATCCACCATTTCGAGAAAAAGTCGAAAAGCCTCGTCTGCTTCCAAGCTGGGTAAGTGAAGGAAGTAGCGTTGATTTTCGGAGCCTGAATGGGGGGAAATGTTGCTCTGATTTGCCGCTTGGCATATGGGCAGGAATGCGATCTGCGTGAGAATGAACCAGGCTACTTTGCGTATCGACATGTTAACTGCATCCAACGCATACCTTTGACTTTTTCAGAAGTCAAAAGCTATGTAGTCTGAAACATTCATCTTCGAATAATGGAGTAAGTTGGGCTTTCACAAGCCGGGGTTCACTGGAGAAGTCGCACCGTCACCCCAAATCCCCTAAAAGAAAGTTGTCTTTTTTGCAGCAACGCAAAACACGTTCACAACTCGTTCCCTATCAACAGGCAATAAAGAAATAAACCTGCAAATGCAGTTTCAGTTTTCCGCAGGCGCCGATTCGTCACCCACAATATACACTCCCGGCTCAATCTGTTTTGAGGGAATGTGATAGGCCGTTTCGAGGATGCGGAGAAAACTCATCACATCATCACTCGGGAAACGGCCTCCGATTTTGAATTCATGGAGTCTATTGTCGATGATGATCATTCGGCATCCGGTTTTCTGTTCAAAGCTCTGCGAAATCTCAAGCAGGGTCTCCCCCTCCAGAGTCAGAAGTGACTTTCGCCACTGCAGACGTTCGTCGATTTCCTCGCCATCGGCTTTGAAAACAGCCAGCTCCAGAGGACGTGTCCCCGTTCGATTGACAATTTCGACCCGACTGCCAGCATCGAAGAACTCTTCTGATACCGGGTTATCTACAACGTCATCAACTACAGGCGTGTCTTCCGACATCGACGGTGCCCGCTGCTCAGAGATGGAAATCGTTCCTTCGGTGACGATCACTTCGATGCGGTCTGCCATTTTCACGTTGAACGCAGTGCCCACGGCCTGGATTCGCACACCATTCACAAAAACCGAAAAGGGCCGATCCGAATCCTTCACCACACTGAAATGGGATTCGCCGTTGAGCAGATCGATGCGACGTTCCGTCGTCGAAAATGCGATCTTGAGCGTCGAATGCGTATTCATGCGCACGAGCGAACCGTCTGACAAGATCCGTGTAATAGGACTCTCGGTTGCCTCGATCAGACTGGCATGCTCAAACGCGTCCGCAGATGACTGAAAATGCCGGATGCCCAACCATGCGGAGAGGGTCAGTGAAAGCATCACCACTGCGGCTGCCGCCATACCCACGCCTGAACGCCACCACGGGGTTTCCAACCTGGGTTTAGACAGGTCACCCAGCAGGTCATCGACAAAATAGGATGGCAGCTCTGCGACCCGTTGTTGAATGCTGCGATGCGATTCGATCTGCTCGGCCAACTGCGGATCGTTTTTAAGCTCTGATTGCAGTTGCTTCGATTCCGACGGAGTCAGACCACGATCAAGCTTCACAAACCATGCGGCACTCGCATCCGCCAGAACGGAGTCAGAATCAGATTGATGGGAAGTCTGTTTACGCATCAGAAGGGTTCAGGGTCGGGTTACGCCCACATTTTCCAGGAATTTGCGGCACTTCTTGAATCCAATGGTCAGCTGAGTTTCCACTGTTTTCACCGATACATTCAATCTTTTTGCAATTTCTTTGTGAGGTAGGTGGTGATAATTTCTGAGCAGGAAGATGATTCTGCATTTCTCGGGCAGCTGCGTGATCGCCGATTTCATCAATTCGACCTCATCGGACACTTCAAGCTGCTCGATGAATGCATCTGCATCACTAGGGAAGTCGCACGAGTCTTCGTTTTCCCGTAAAGGAGAAATGCGGGATGTATATTTTTTTCGCAAATGATCGCGTGTGATGTTCCGCGCAATGCTGAAAAGCAGGCTGCGAGCATTGTGGATCGTTGCTGCATTCTGAATCTTCATCACCCGAAAAAATGTTTCCTGAACCACATCGTCCACTTCTACTCCTTCAGGCAAGCTATTTCTCAAATACGCTCTCAACGCGTATTCATTCGGTCGTACTTCGACTTCGAACCAGTCAGCTTTTTGTTGGGGAGACATGTTTTGGGTTGAGCGTGAAACCGAACAGAGCAATCACTTCCGACCAAACCGACTGGATTGCCAATCAGACAAAGCCCGTCCTGCTTCAAAAAGCGGCTTCAGGCAAGCTTGTGGTGCCACGCACCTGTCAATGGGTATTCGGGGGAAGAGAAGCATCCAACGGCTCATCATGAATGGGGGATTGAGAGCTGAGAACACTGTCAAATGAACAGTAGTTTCAGAGATTCTGAACAGGAACTCAGCTCTGTCAATTACAGTGTCAAAAATCCCAATCCACGTTCTCGTCTTCTTCATGAAAGTGCGAGCTGCGCCTGCTCGCATCGCAGAAAATGCTGACGGCACTTCTGCATGCCAATCAAACCCTGATTCTGAACCGTAAACTTCGAAAGTCCCATTCGATTTGCAATCTCCTGATGGGAGAGTCCCTCAAACTTGCGCATGGTGAAGATCATTCGACATCGCTTTGGTAATGTGCTGATTGCCTCTTTCAATATCGACACTTCCTCGGCCTTTCGGACCTGTTGAAATGGATCCGGTTGCTCAAAAGGGACGTACTGAAGCAATAAATCCAGATCGGCATCCGCACGATTCTCGATCTTGGTGTGCCGGATTTTGTTGAGTGCAAGATTTCGAGCGGTTGAAAACAGAAACGCGCGAACATTGCGGATGTCATGACTCTTTGCATACTGAATCATCCGCAGCATCGATTCCTGTACAAGATCCTCAATGTCCCCCGCATCGGGAAAACGATTCTCCAGCCATCGCTGTAACGCATCGCGATGCGAGATCATTTCGTACACAAGGGCATCCAGATCATGTTGTGACAGGGGGTTTGGCATAGCAGCAGACTCTCAGGGGGTTTCCAAGAACGTCGCACCGTCCCCGGAAAACCCCTAAAAGAAAACTAGAAACGCTTGCGAATCCGGGCTAACCTGAAGCCACAGACCCAGGAAGCAGATTCTTTGCGTTATGAAATTTTTTCGGTAACCTTTTTGCAGCAACGCGGTATTCCTCCACATATGCGATCCATGCTTTCCCAACCTTCAGATCGGTGTGAACGAACCCAGTGACAATCAATTGATGCAATCTGTTCGCACCGGAACACTTCAGGCCATGAACACCTTGTTTACCCGCCATCGATATCCGCTGCTCAGTTACTTCCGCAACATGGGTGTGAGGTCGGACGATGCGGAGGATCTCGTGCAGGAGGTGTTCTGGAGGATGTTGCGCTATCGGGAAAGCTTCCAGAATCATCACAGCTTTCGAGCCTGGATGTTTCAAATTGCCCGAAATTCACTGCGTGACGCGCAGAAGAAGCGACCACCCCTGCACTTGGATTCAACCGGGGATGATCCTACCGACGCGATCTCTTCCGACCCTCGGGAAACGGCAACACACCAGTCGGATGTCGAGCACCTGCGCATCGCTCTGGATACGCTACCAGAGTCCAAAAGGGAAATCCTCGTTCTCGCGCGCTTTCAACACTTCACCCACCTGGAACTTGCAAACGTGCTCGGCTGCAGTGAAGGGGCCGCAAAGGTTCGCCTGCACCGAGCGCTGAATGCGCTCAGACAATCCTACACACAACAACTTCACACATCCATTTCAAACCGATGAACCCGCATGATACATCCGATCCCCTCTGGGATAAACTGGGAACCCTTCCGCTTCCCTCGCCGGGGGATGAATCCCATTCGCACCAGTTGTTCAAGCTGCGCCTGCAGGCCTATGCAGATGGCCATGCAGATGGCAGTCAATCCGCTCGCCGCACTCAGACTGCACACGGCGGATCCGCAAACAAAACCAAAATGACCTTGTTTGCGGCATGGGTTGGAATGACGGCTGCAGTCTGCATGGGCTTGCTGCACATGCTGCAGCTCCAAAACCAGCATGCCCTTCAGCAGGAACTCCGCTCTCTACGCCAGCTTTGGGTGGAAAGTCAGCTGCAGCAGATCTCTCCTGCCGCCCGCGTCGCCAGTCTTCGTAAAGCCACAGACTGGATCTCACAGGACTCCCGGCTGCTCGCTCCGTTTCTGCAAACCCTCAACAGCGATCCCAGTGTCAATGCACGCCTCTCCGCACTCGATGGATTGAGTTCCAGTCTAGGTTCGGCGACGATGCGTACCATCCTGCTGCAATCGATACCACTTCAGGATTCCCAAATCGTGAAACAGGAGATCCTTCGCCACCTGAAAGCCTCAACTCCAGCATCGCAGTGGCAACAGGTTCGTCATTCCCTTCATGTTCTCGATCCCGCCGCACTTGAATTGCTGGACCATACGACCCAGGCACCCACCGAATCCTACCCGATTTTATGAATATGAAACAGTTATTATCACAACTCCAGCTCACCTCAGCCTGGATCGCGTTCACCAGCACACTGATAACGGTACACGCCGATCCGGAGGATCTCACGTTCCGTGCGCTCCAATCATTTGGCTCCGACAAATCCACCCTGAGCAATGATGACTTTTGGAAGGATTTTCAAACCCGGACCCTTGAGCAAAGCTTTGAGGCAAGTCCAGGAACTAAGCTGGAAATGAGGATTGAAGACGCCGATGTTGTCATCTCCTCCCACACCGAACCCGGGATCCAGATCCGATTCGAACATGCCGTGAAGGCCAACAACGCCCACCATGCCAAGCCGTTTTTCGACAGCTATGACGTTGCGTTTGAGTCGACGGCACGTGGTTTGCAACTTCATGCGAAGTTCACCCATCGACTCCGGGAATTCCGAAGCAGCCCCTCACAGGCCCGGTTCGAAATCCTCGTGCCAGCCGACTACCCGCTGGCGATTCATCTCGTTGACGGAGATCTCGCAATGGAGCATTTGTCCGGAGCAAACTCCATCCACCTCGTTGATGGCAAGCTCAACGCACGCGACATCAACGGAACTCTGCAGGCAAACATTGTTGACGGTGATTTCACACTGGAGCAGATGATGGGTACTCTCAATGTTCGGCTCACGGATGGCGACCTGACCGCCACTTCAATCAGCGCTCCCGTTCAGGCTCAAGTCACCGATGGGGACATCCACATGAGTTGGGCAGGTTCCGTGGTTGAGGCAATCCAGCTCGCAACCACAGATGGCGATGTCGCCCTTGAATTTCCATCTGATGCGGCATTCAACCTCAATCTCGTGGTGACTGACGGTAAGGCCGTCGTTGGGTTTCCGGTGGAACAACGCCAGCAAAAATCCGACTCCACCATCGTGATCAGCCGAATTAACGGTGGAGGAGCGCCAGTCTCCATCACAACCACAGATGGGGATGTGCGGCTCAAAGCAAGAAAGACGAACTGAGAGGTTCCGTCGTGCGACAACAAGGGATCGATGGTGGAATCCTGCCACGTCCACTGTTCATTCGTTTTCGGAGGACCGTACATTCCCAGATGCTTCCGTTCGTTGAAAACTGCTCCTGT
Coding sequences:
- a CDS encoding DUF4097 family beta strand repeat-containing protein, whose translation is MKQLLSQLQLTSAWIAFTSTLITVHADPEDLTFRALQSFGSDKSTLSNDDFWKDFQTRTLEQSFEASPGTKLEMRIEDADVVISSHTEPGIQIRFEHAVKANNAHHAKPFFDSYDVAFESTARGLQLHAKFTHRLREFRSSPSQARFEILVPADYPLAIHLVDGDLAMEHLSGANSIHLVDGKLNARDINGTLQANIVDGDFTLEQMMGTLNVRLTDGDLTATSISAPVQAQVTDGDIHMSWAGSVVEAIQLATTDGDVALEFPSDAAFNLNLVVTDGKAVVGFPVEQRQQKSDSTIVISRINGGGAPVSITTTDGDVRLKARKTN
- a CDS encoding RNA polymerase sigma factor; this encodes MQSVRTGTLQAMNTLFTRHRYPLLSYFRNMGVRSDDAEDLVQEVFWRMLRYRESFQNHHSFRAWMFQIARNSLRDAQKKRPPLHLDSTGDDPTDAISSDPRETATHQSDVEHLRIALDTLPESKREILVLARFQHFTHLELANVLGCSEGAAKVRLHRALNALRQSYTQQLHTSISNR
- a CDS encoding RNA polymerase sigma factor; this translates as MISHRDALQRWLENRFPDAGDIEDLVQESMLRMIQYAKSHDIRNVRAFLFSTARNLALNKIRHTKIENRADADLDLLLQYVPFEQPDPFQQVRKAEEVSILKEAISTLPKRCRMIFTMRKFEGLSHQEIANRMGLSKFTVQNQGLIGMQKCRQHFLRCEQAQLALS
- a CDS encoding RNA polymerase sigma factor: MSPQQKADWFEVEVRPNEYALRAYLRNSLPEGVEVDDVVQETFFRVMKIQNAATIHNARSLLFSIARNITRDHLRKKYTSRISPLRENEDSCDFPSDADAFIEQLEVSDEVELMKSAITQLPEKCRIIFLLRNYHHLPHKEIAKRLNVSVKTVETQLTIGFKKCRKFLENVGVTRP